The sequence ctaggtggacacgcccacttgtgatgtcagaagagggagattttcaaaacggcttgtaacggctaatcacacacacttgtttagTGTCAAGGTTGCATTTGTTTGACTCGGCATCATTGCAAATGAGGGTCATCCCTCAATTGATCTCTCGAGTATAAATAAACGTTAAATacgaaaaatacaaaatgataTGTCACCTTAAACCACTTCACCAACCCCTGAAGAAGTGGTTCTTCTTCGGCGGTCCAGTGGTTGTTACCTTCTCCTGACCTTTTCCCTCGGGTCTCTTTGGGTCCACAGAGACCGGCCACGTGGACCCTGAGCTCATCGACCGCTACAACAGCCCGGGATTCGTCGGGTGCCTGTCCAGGGTGCAGTTCAACGGCGTCGCGCCACTCAAGTACGCCCTCAGAACACCCGCCTCTTcgttggccccgcccccgggagcagcagcagccacagccgtcggccaatcagagggacGCACGGTCTCACGGCAGCCAGCGTCCTACCAGGGCAAGCTAGTGGAGTCCAACTGCGGCGCTTCGCCTCTCTCCATCCCACCCATGTCGGCCGCAACGGACCCCTGGCATCTGGACAACACAGGTGGGCGGGACATCAGGGGATGGATGTAGATGTCAATCATGTTATCTTATTGATAATAGGTTGCATTGTCAGTATGTGTATCATGCTATCTTATTGGAAGTTGATGCTGCTGGGAAATGTTTGAAGATTCGTGATCCTTCCAGTAGGTAGAAAAAGCtgtaatattttaatatattacttggaatgtgagtgagtgtcaacAATACCATTTTGGTTGCATATACTttttctgattggttgttggTTTGGTACAGGATATTTTACAATTCACATATAATTGCATTATGGGAAAAAggtatataaaacatataaattGTTTTATACATTGTTGTGGAAGTCTGTCTTGCTCCAACTGTTGGGCAACTGGCTTGGCATACACATAGACTactaaatacacaaaaacacctcCACAAAACCAACCAGTTTCTAGTTTCCCATCCCACATCGATGGACATTGAAGTATGGACACTGCGGCTATAGCCATTCCGAAAGTGCTTGGCTCCGAACTTGGCCTATCAGAATGCTGGACTGGGATATGAGGGAACCAATCAGGTTGATAGATGTGAACCTCCTGAGTGCTGACTCTCAGTCTTTGCTCCTCTGCTTGCGCTGTAGATAGAGGATAATATTTGGCACGTCTTTCGTTTCGATTACTCTCcctttacttatttttatatttccgcctcgtctcctcttcttctcctgttTATTTCATTTCATCCCACATTTGTTCTACTTTCCGGCCCGCTTACTTACTGCCTTTTATTGTTCTTGCTTCTTCTGAATAATCTCATTTTACAGTGAAAATAGAATATGTTGGAATtgttacataatatataaactGTATATTGAGTATCTCTCTCAAAAACTCTCTCTTGaatccccacaaacacacacacatacccaccctCACACAACCTATAACATTAACActgtctcccttcctccttcgtTTGTCCAacttctaccccccccccccccccccccccccccccccccccagcccatctACCTCAGCTCCCTGagcctcactcctcctccctctcctcctctactttcatccctccctcctgcgCTCATCTTTTCTTCTTACTCATGTTCTGCACCTCCCATGGGAGGCCTGGGCAATGCAGACTGAAGCAGAAATAGCTGCCAGCTCATTCcagggaatgtgtgtgcgtgtctgtgcctccgtgtgtgtgtgtgtgtgtgtgtgtgtgtgtgtgtgtgtgtgtgtgtgtgtgtgtgtgtgtgttggtatattcgcttgtatgtgtatatcttgtatgcgtgtgtgtgtgtgtgtgtgtgtgcacttacatgtggttgtgtttctgtgtgtatgcgtgtgtgtgtgtatgcatgggcAGGTTGCAAGGTCATGTTTTTAACCCTTCACTCCATCTCTTTGacactgtgtgggtgtgggtgtgtgcgtgagtgtgcgtgcgtgacatgagagtgtgtgtgcacgtgtgtaaaATTTATTGTCAATAAATCCGGACCAGCAGCGAACTTCCGCAGGAGGTCGATCACCATGAtcgtcactctctccctctgcctacACCTCGTTCGCCCACCCTTCTAGtacccacactacacacacacacgcatacacacgcacacacacacacacgcctgcacacacacacacgcacagacaaacaaacttacacacatacaaacacacgcacacacacaggcacacaaacacacacaaataaacatgcacacacacatatatacacagagacacacgcacatatgcacacgcacatctgcacactcacactcccgtgcccaaaaaaacacatacacccacgcacccttacacttacacacttacacacacacacacacacacacacacacacacacacacacacacacacacacacacacacacacacacacacacacacacgcacacatttaccTTGCGGAGCTGCCCATCCGCATAGCACAAGAGCCGACTGACGGAGACGTATCGCGTTGGCCAGAGGACGGCAGCAGTGAATACAATTAATCTCTGAACCCGGCCCCATAGCTCCTTAACGTaacacaccacactccacaacCCCCCCTGGGTCACTTCTACACACATAAGTAACCCAGGCTCCATACTCGGTGCATCCGTGTTCTGCAAGTCAAGCAGGGGCCTGTGTATGCTGCCGCTGGAGCCGCAGTCGCCCGCAGTGTGCAATGCATGTTTAGTATTTCTGTTGGTTggtctgccacacacacattgtgtattCATCACAAGTAGGAAGCGCAGGAGAATGTCGTTGGCACACTCCACTAGCTTATGCAGATGGATCAGAAGGTGGTATCGACAAATTATAGTTTCATATCAGTATTGTCCTTCCTTTCACTGCACTTTACGCAAACTGCACACTGACTGAGTAGAGGACAgacattttttttctgtatccGAATAAATAAGAAAACTGTAAAGTTCAATCCCCGGGATTTCCACAGATTTCCCTTGTGCTTGCTACTTTTCCAGCTGAAAGACAAATCATGACAGTGATGGAAACAGGGGAGAATGAGTTGAGGATGACCaagttttgtgttttctttggtcAGATGCAGAGTTTCCCTTCAACGAAGAGAGAGTTGTCCCTGATGGCGTCAACAGAAACTCAGCCATCATCGGAGGTACAGTTGATTCACTAAATGTATGATGTCATTGTATTTTAATAGGTAAATGTACAGGTTACGTGAAATTATAATAATCTCAGTGCATAACATCAGTGTTACCAACGATTTGCCGGGATCCCAAACATGTGTTGATGAAGTGATTTGTTCGCAAATATGTTTTGAATAATTTGATTGGATCCCAAACAtcttataaattatttattttggattaTGTCCCTACTGTGTCTACAAGCTGGATAAACACATTTCAAATATTGTTCCCCACCCAACAAGTCTCCCCAAGCCCTATGCGACCAAAGACCTTGACGTATGGTTTACACATCAATTTTGAGGGTGTAGATTTGCCTTCTATTGACGTCACTGTCATCGTTTGGGACTTTTGCAAGCAGCAGCAGAAACTATCGATATTTGGCGCATTGAGGTTGGGAATTGAATGGCTGCCTTGCCTAGGGCCAAAACTCCTTAATTCATTCCCTCATAACtttgaaatgaaataaaactgTCAAACAGGACCGCGCAAAATGCGTAATGTATATGAAGTAGCCACTATGAtcctaataaaaaatatattggttATTGGTTATATATGTTAGTCTCTACCGCTCACCACCTATAGGCTGTTAAAGGAACTACATGTTAATCTCTTCGGCCAGGGCTTCACAATTGTCATCATGATTATGACAGAAAAAAGATTTCATAACCATTAATTGTCATTAACTgatgcaataataataattactataGTAGCATTAGCGGAGGGGTCAGTGTCATAGGTACACTATTcaattatgaatataatatattcataatatttaatatataaatgaCTACCTAAGTTAACTAACCTTACTTAATGGTTCATCAACGTAATGTAAAATCTTACCAAGGTGGTTTCCTTCGCCattccacccccctcccccctccaccaacacctcctccaccggcCCCCTGCTGCAGGCATCATCGCCGTGGTGATCTTCACCATCCTGTGCACCCTGGTGTTCCTGATCCGCTACATGTTCCGCCACAAGGGCACCTACCACACCCACGAGGCCAAGGGTGCGGGCGCCGCGGGGGCAGaggccggggtggggggggagtcgGCGGACACGGCCATCATCGGCACCGACAACCCGGAGACCATCGACGAGTCCAAGAAGGAGTGGTTCATCTAGACCCTGTGTGCAAACACCACCGgggcgagagacatagggatgtagtagtgagagagagagagagagagagagagagagtgtgtgagagagagagagaatggtagaccatgggagagagagaggaagtcagAGATCCGTCCAACCACCATAAGacgggggtgggaggggagacaaGAGGTTAAAGGTTAACATTCGATGACAGAAGGTCATCCACCGGGACAATGGCCTCCCAAATGAGGGGTAGGGAtgcaatatcttttttttttgttttttggttgattgatttgtttgttttgtaaacCCCAGGACTTTAAGAAGGAGAATCCCGATGCGAGTTATTCAGAACGGAGCGAGGAGCGAGAGACTACACGCGTGTACATACTAACCGGCTCATCCTTCTTTGTATTGTGCTTGGGAGTTTTCAGGAGTCCTTTGAATACTGTATATGAACAATAATTATAACTATTGGGTGGCGTACTAGCACCAATTTATTGCCggtcttgattttttttttttttggttttgtccttttccttttttacaAGAAAATCTATAAAATTGATCAAAAACCATGCCAAACCCCCCCTTTTTTAACGAGGCTGTGGTAAACAGTCTTCAGACCCTGCATCGCCCATATCCATGGAGGGCTACCCTAGTCCGCAGCCACCGGGACGGGGGATATGGAGTTGAAACACGGATGCCAAATGTCACTCTGTAAATACGTCatgaaatgttttcttttctttttcttttctaaaaGTTATATGGAGAGATCTAGGCATAATACGTTTACGCAATTTAGGTAATGTCCATacctatagatatatatatatacataggcctacatataaatgACTTGACATTATATTTGATTCATCGCATTGTATTCCTGAAAGCGAAGAGAAGAGTTTAACGAGAGCTCGGAATGGGTGTGGTTCGATGGTGGACGTAGTGTTGTGGGGGGGATTGGGGGAGGTGGATGGAGAAGGAAGGCATCAAGATGTCATTCAGTATTTTCCAATCATTGTGAGTTTCTGTTGAGCAGGGGGCAGCTTTCTTTCTTGGACCATGTGAAGGTATATTTTCTAATCAAACCTCGGCCAAAGACGCGAGTCTTCATTCACAATAACCCTCCTGGCTTCGAATTGAGGTTGGCAACTGTCGGGAGGCCTGTGTGGTGACAGGCCGCCACCAGGGGGAGTAGTGGTGCCATGAGCATAataagttgttacattttgGGTTAGGTGCGATGCCAGAGTCTCTCCCAGCTGGTTTACAACACTTGTCGCGCGGTATCACCCCTCTTACAAAGCCTTTCTCCAGACCCCGTAAACGTCGCCTGGCGTTTTTCTTGAACCCAGTCCAACATGAGTTACAGTTCCAACTATGACACTCAAGTCTGATGTTAAATGGCTGAGTAATCCATTGTGCCTTCGAGGTGTTTAGCCATTCAGCCTTCCCCCGTGAAGTCTGCACATACACGCCAACTGTAGGCTAAACGCTGTGGTCACGTGAGAAAAAGTAAAGCTTAATTTATTGTGATTTTTACTGTGGCATGATTTGAAGGCCTTGGGCGACATTGTCAACTGAATATTTGCATTGATAAACGACTGACCCTCCGCAGCCCGCGTCAGACACATATCATACGAGGGTCAATGGCTCTTGGTTGCATGTAAACTTCGACGCTCCCTGCAGAAGAACAGAACCGCTGTTGTCCAACAGACTCCCACTTAAAAGACATCATTCTTCttctcatttttttttctaattataCTTTATTGTGGTTGTTTTAGGCCTATGCTATTGTTGTTCCCAGCTTTTACGATGTAACAGGCCAAACGGTACAACTgccattgtgtttgtgtcctgtaCATTTGAGTTGTGATATCTCTCAATACATGAATGGTTTCTTATGTCAGTGTTCCTTGTCCTTTCGAGTGCTAATCACACATAGCTTGAACCCGAGTTAGCGGTGCTAGCAGTCCCGCCATCCGTAGACGGCAAAATTTCGTCAGGTCCTCGAAGAAGGTGCTAGTTCAGtctaaaacaaaacttcaatcAATTCCAGGACTATACTCTACAAAAAGAGTGTTACACAAGCGACTTTGATTCTGGAGCTGTTTAACTCGCCCGACTCATCGCAGGAATGATTACACCGTCCATCCCTCCCCCGATctcccacacacgtacacaaacaagcATACAGATGATATGGCTGCATTGGGTCAGAATGATGATCAGAACAGAATCATATCTATGAGTTATATTAAGTTCAATAAACGTCTTTTGATCCTATGTGCCGAGTCTTTCTCTGTTCACCCCTGCCTTCCTCCCTTCTTAAACGGGCCTACATGATCACAACTGAACAAAGCCCAGAGAGGCGAACAGCAACAactttataaataatataagtAGCTTACTAAAAGGTCTAGGGACAGCCAAAAAACGGAATGAATGCTTGAAGCAGAAGCCATTCTAGGGACCGGCGGGACCTCGGGCAGTAAATGGACTACTTCTTACTGGCTTCCAGGGCAATTTTGTAAAGCGAGGCGTCCCCAGTGGAGCCCAATTCGACTTGGGCAGCTGCCGACTCTGCCTGTCAGGGCCTGTTTATAAAGCGTCATTGGCTGAGGCCCTCACTCTGGATTAGCTCACCGCTTCTCCTTGGTTCTAGGGCCGGCCACAgactggtcccagtctttacgCAGTCAGTCGCTAGCAACATTTGCAGATTGGTTTACTGCTACTTCCGAGTTATTATCCTCATGTTTACCACAATTACGGCCAGAGTTTGGGGTCGTTTATCCCGTTAGACTTGGCAGATATTTATTACATAGGCCAGTAGGGACTATCAGATTGAGGTTAAATTGCATAGCCTACTTAATATTGGAGGCCAAACAAGATATAATGGGGGCTGAATTGGATAAATCACAGGCTCACATTACAGGACAATGATTTTGTGCTAGCTCCATCTATATGGTTTGATATTGGGTAGCCACTGCCAGCCACATGTTATGAAACTGGTCAATGGTAGACAATGCTTCGTTTTGGCAACTGGGACAAAAATGTGTGACAAATCAAACTATATACAGAGTTCACAATTGTACAGATAAGACCTATGCTGTCCTACATGCATACATTGATTTCATATACCCAGCATTTTTAAAATGCCAACAGTTTCCACTATTTATATAGTCCGAGTATAGTAATGTGGACCGCAACTTTTGTTTCCGTTTTTTtataatacagaaaaacaactTTGTAATTAAAAGGCCTTTATTTAACCAAAGCAAAATTAAGCAAACAGTAAAAAGATAGTCGAATAAAAATGGTTCATGACGCTTGTATGGGGAGTGTGTTCTTTGTGGGAGTCCCAGCCCCCGTTTAAGAATCATACATCTTTCTAAAATCTCTTTATCAAACCCTTTGTCAACCATCATGCTACAGCAAAATAAGCCAAGAGACAAAGGCTATGAGTGAGTGATTGCTCGTTGATATGCTCATGAGCGGGGAGCGCAGTCTCCTAGTGGTACCGCTCCACGGAGAGAGCGCTCTGAGCTGAAACGGTTTCGGACTTCTACAGCAGGAGCAGTGTGTCGGATTTCGGGCAGTCCTTTAGGCTTCAGGGCATTCGCCTGTAAGCAAAGAAACCAAAAAatgaaacgcaaaaaaaaaaaatacaggagATTACGTGCAGATGCACGCTTTTGTGGTGCGTGCCTAGCTAGTCCTGCAACATGGATAACAGGCTGGAGTAGACGTACCGTTAGGGGGCAGCATGACGATGTTGTCGGCCAGAACGCCCTGATCCAGGGAGAATTGATGGAATCTCTGGGTCACCGCTGCACCCACCTCGGGTGTTCGGCCTGggcaataattaaataaatccaTGTCATTTAACCCCACGATAGGAACATACGTTTCTGGCCCAAGAAGATAATACAACAATGACCCTGTGTGCCGGAAGAAGTTGATATGGAAAGGCGTCAGTGACGCTGCTTACTGAAGAGCTTGTTCAGGACCTCCGATACTCCGTCCTTGGTCTTGACGTTGTAGACCACCGCGTGCTCGGCGTACTGGACGTCGGTGAAGATCATGTCGTTGTCGTTGCCCCAGGCTGAGTAAGGAAACATAGCTCATCAGCACATTTCAATCAGTGTGGATGTGTCTAGTTAGGCGTGCTCATGTGCGCGGGTGTTTTCCTAAATCTGCGCGCGTGCGTGTTAGTATATTGTGCGTGTTATTTTTTTGCCTGCATACTCCCATACCTTCGCTGTGGAAGAAGAATTTTCCAGGAGTCGCGGTTTTACTCGCCACATGAGACATTCTCCAGCAGCTTCCATCGGCACTGAAACAGAAAGTGATTGAATCTCTAGCCAACCCAACAGACCCAACCGATAAGGGTGACATGTCCCCGAGTTAAAAGGTACTACACTCACTTCAAATGGGTGTGGGCGACCTGCAGATCTGCCTCCGCAGTGGGGACCATCACGGCGATGCCCGTCTTCATGCCGGCCTTGTTGTTCACAAACCATGGAGCGTTGGTGGCGAAACCAACCAGATACCACCTCCCATTGAcctaagaaagagaaagataaaaTAATGAGCCAACTCAAATAAGGTGGTACTTTTCAAAACCTTAAATTGTGTATGCCTCAATCCTATGCTGCATTACTTTTTATACATTTGTCATTTCTATTTAACTCATCTTCATATTTAATGAGTAACAAACACAATTCTCAATTCCTTACTCTGCCCTTTTTTTATCATCTACTTTTCATTGATTCTTGATAATCTATGGATTGTTCTATCCATATTTAACATGCATAATAGCAATTTATAGAGTTTATCACACTATACTTCCCGTTTTAAAAAGGTATAATGCAAGTTCATACTTtcaacagcaaaaaaaaaaaaaggtcagaTTGGGGTGcttgtggatgatggctggttcaaTTGTCATTGTCAGGAcaggcagcctcacctggccaagTCTGATTAGACTCaagggctgggggaggctgcacaccAGTTGCACATGGAATAATCAAGGTGCACAGTTTTATTTGATGGCAACATGGAACACACGGCCATTTGTCATCAACAAACTTCTCCACCACCCTGTATCCTTTGTTCGAAAGAGCCCAGTAAAACCATGATCCCTTGTCTTTGTAACAAGCAGTAACCGACAAATACATTTGCACACATTGTTAAAATCTCTGCAGACCCGATGATGTAACCCTTTTATTCTGCTGGACTGCAGCatgtggttctctctctctcttacccgaGTCACGTCAAAGTCAGCCGCGGGCGTCACATCGGCGCAGACACTCAGCACACACAGCAGGGCTGCCAGTGACCTGAGCAGGGAGTTCGTCATGGTCCTTGCCGATGGGGGGGTTCCTGCAGCGAGTGGAGGGGCTTCGGAAAGAATGAGGTGAAGGATCACTGAGCACTGGACCTCTTTATATAGGGTCCTACTTcagtcccctccccctcttctctctcctcctactgTCTCCAACAGTCCTCCCAGAGGGGctggatagacacacacacacacacacacacacacacgcacacacacaaacacacacaatcagtgctGACCCTGTTTTGTTCTAAGAGGTCTTTGGCACTCACCAGTAGGAATGCTAATCTCAGCCGTTGCATAATCAGACATGCAAATGAGATTGCCTAAAAAGGCCCAAAAGAAAATaatttagctgtgtgtgtgtgtgtgtgtgtgtgtgtgtgtgtgtgtgtgtgtgtgtgtgtgtgtgtgtgtgtgtgtgtgtgtgtgtgtgtgtgtgtgtgtttgtaggggggggctggggattCCTGCAATGGTTGTTGTATGTAAAATCCATAGTTTTTCCCACTGATTATTTCGCATCCTACATGCTGGGGAAACCCAGATTTTCATTTTCACATTCTTTAATGTGGCTTTTATggttttctttctgttcaagAAAGATATGCATAGATTTGTGAGCAATTCTCTCCTTATTGGTGATTAATATGTTTGACTATTGTGTATTTAGAAAACATTGTCAGGACAGGCACCTTTTCAGTtatatcacagacacacacacaagcacacacaagcacacacacactcactcactgggGTGCCAAGAAGGGGTTAGGTAATCTCAATAGTTTTGTAACCAAACTCTGcaaccccccctaccccctctttTGCTTCCTCATCTGTTCTTCATTTGTTCTATCGGAAATTGAAATGCAGTATAAATCTCAGCAAAGGATATTAAAATATGTCCTCGCATATTGGATGTTGCTGTACTGATGTGGGTTATGTATttgttctttaaaaaaaaagaagagtccAATCTTATCAACAATTCTACCTGTACTCCTAAAAAACACTACTTGAACGAAATAGAAGTTGTTTATTCAGCTAATTTTTATTTAATGTCCTCCATGAAGTGGGTTGAGTAGGATCTTTGTGTGCCTGGCCTCAGCACGTAGGGATGCAAtctatgaaaaagaaaaaaaactgttaTAATATCGACTTATTATACAAAGCGGCAAAGGACCTAGTTTATCAACCTCACTTTTATTTAACTTTGGTTATGAAACCTTGCAAATTGTCCATGCCTGTTGCATAACATGTCCCGAAGCTCATGTCCCGAAGCTCATGTCAagctgagaggagggggggggggggggggggggagtaggatCCATGGTATATAAGGTTATGTAAATAGGTGGAGTTGTGGACCAAACTCGTCTCTTACATTTGCATCATCATCTGGCTTTGTTGCCCTGTTCACCTTTTTCAAAGCACATTTTGGGGAACTTGCATATAGGGCTGACAAATATGTGGGAATAATTCTGTGTCTCTTCTTTGGATTCATTGGACTTACCTATAACATGGTCTTTGGTTACAGAATCACAGTGACCTGCAGATAAATGACAGTTTTCCCTTTCGTGAGGAATGCATATCTACAAAAACACTCATACATTTGCAGGAATGCTAGAGGATTAAGATGAGAAGTGAGTATGTGTTAGTttatacacattttatttatatttaaaaaataatgtgtTTAAATTTAGTCTACCGGAAATGTGTTTGCTGACAGAAAATTACGATTTTGTTTCCCCACATTGGATGTGGACTTACCGAAGGTGGGGAAGGGGAAGAGGTAGGCCAAACTCATTCCCTTCTCCTGAGCAAGCATCTCAAACTTGGTCAACATGGGCTCGGAGAGATTGACTGTAGAGCGACCTGTTTGACCAATCAAACAtaatcaactgtgtgtgtgtgtgtgatttcagCTATTGAGTATCACTCAGCCCTTATAAAGTACCGATAAAGTGGCAGTCGCATAACTCAAGGACTCACCGTAGAGTTTGGCAGTAATCTTGCCTTTCTTATGGTAGAGGATAAAAGCATAAGCATTATCCAACTCCATAATGATAACGTCCGTGCCGGGCTCAGAAACAGAATTTCCT is a genomic window of Gadus chalcogrammus isolate NIFS_2021 chromosome 23, NIFS_Gcha_1.0, whole genome shotgun sequence containing:
- the LOC130377208 gene encoding lipocalin-like produces the protein MTNSLLRSLAALLCVLSVCADVTPAADFDVTRVNGRWYLVGFATNAPWFVNNKAGMKTGIAVMVPTAEADLQVAHTHLNADGSCWRMSHVASKTATPGKFFFHSEAWGNDNDMIFTDVQYAEHAVVYNVKTKDGVSEVLNKLFSRTPEVGAAVTQRFHQFSLDQGVLADNIVMLPPNGECPEA